One segment of Thermococcus sp. AM4 DNA contains the following:
- a CDS encoding PrsW family intramembrane metalloprotease has protein sequence MNVIASIVFFAYVPALILLWYFYHEDKLEPEPKRYVIMTFLLGASLSVTVAFVIEALLTPRWGYANYLLPASAFYMALVAGVVEEPAKALAILYPFRAGQMDGIMDGVVYGVAAGLGFAATENFLYGLGYGLPTTVFRAFLTPFAHGTWSAIVGVGYGLVSEGKADSVGSFLLTAMFLHFLWDYFAFLSEAVPAYNILLIFLLLLNLAILRYLILLGRAEDEQKRWYYALRGMWRW, from the coding sequence ATGAACGTTATAGCGTCGATAGTGTTCTTCGCGTACGTGCCGGCCTTGATACTCTTGTGGTACTTCTATCACGAGGACAAACTGGAACCGGAGCCAAAGAGGTACGTTATCATGACCTTCCTCCTAGGGGCAAGCCTCTCGGTAACTGTAGCTTTTGTCATAGAGGCCCTCCTGACCCCCAGGTGGGGCTACGCCAACTATCTCCTCCCCGCGAGTGCCTTCTACATGGCCCTTGTTGCAGGGGTTGTGGAGGAACCGGCTAAGGCCCTGGCGATACTGTACCCGTTCAGGGCCGGCCAGATGGACGGAATAATGGACGGGGTCGTCTACGGCGTTGCAGCAGGACTCGGATTCGCGGCAACCGAGAACTTCCTCTACGGTCTGGGGTACGGCCTCCCCACGACGGTTTTCAGGGCGTTTTTAACACCCTTCGCCCACGGAACGTGGAGCGCGATAGTCGGAGTTGGATACGGGCTCGTCTCGGAGGGAAAAGCCGATTCAGTCGGAAGCTTCCTCCTTACGGCGATGTTCCTCCACTTCCTCTGGGACTACTTCGCGTTCCTGAGCGAAGCGGTTCCGGCCTACAACATACTCCTCATCTTCCTGCTCCTCCTCAACCTGGCGATCCTCAGGTACCTCATACTCCTCGGCCGTGCCGAGGACGAGCAGAAGAGGTGGTACTACGCCCTCAGGGGCATGTGGAGGTGGTGA
- a CDS encoding DUF1667 domain-containing protein, protein MIYRFTCIVCPLGCSIEVEMEDGKVKEVRGCTCPRGEEWAIQEVTNPKRVVMSVVPVEGGALPTVSVKTAEPVPKEKIPELMKFLAKLRLKAPVKVGETVAEWEGIKIVATRGA, encoded by the coding sequence ATGATATACCGCTTCACATGCATCGTCTGCCCCCTTGGATGTTCAATCGAGGTCGAGATGGAGGACGGGAAGGTCAAGGAAGTTCGCGGTTGCACCTGCCCGCGCGGTGAGGAGTGGGCTATTCAGGAAGTCACGAACCCGAAGAGGGTCGTGATGAGCGTCGTGCCCGTTGAAGGGGGAGCCCTGCCCACGGTGAGCGTCAAGACGGCCGAGCCTGTTCCGAAGGAGAAGATACCGGAGCTCATGAAGTTTCTGGCGAAGCTCAGACTCAAAGCGCCGGTGAAGGTCGGAGAAACTGTTGCGGAGTGGGAAGGGATAAAAATAGTGGCGACGAGGGGGGCTTAG
- a CDS encoding NAD(P)/FAD-dependent oxidoreductase — translation MFPRIPMLSYDVVVVGGGPAGMAAAIRAKELGLNVLLLDENDYLGGILPQCIHPGFGLHYYKEELTGPEFASRLAKRLVELGVEYRTAARVLEIRNYSDLEKVVIFTSPSGAYQAWAKAVIYAAGARERHAFEIGIVGDRVSGIYTAGEAQTLMDIYGIMPGKEIVIVGSGDVGLIMARRFALEGAKVKAVVELMPYPGGLARNVMILRDFDIPLYLGHKVVEVRGKGRVERVKVVRVDENLNEIPGSEFWIEADTLIISAGLVPSVKKLKALGVEIDSATGGPVVNDRLETSVPGIFVAGNSLLINDLVDYVAEQGELAVEGAKEFIENGGIESRKWVKVEKGENVRLIVPHYLSGDRDVYLYLRVARPMEDVELRIPEIGKRMKLPVVKPAEMLRIKLKAGEIRKAEKLTVEVVKA, via the coding sequence ATGTTCCCGAGGATTCCGATGCTGAGCTACGACGTCGTTGTGGTCGGTGGCGGTCCTGCGGGAATGGCGGCCGCGATTAGGGCCAAGGAGCTGGGTTTAAACGTCCTGCTCCTCGACGAGAACGACTACCTTGGAGGAATACTCCCCCAGTGCATTCACCCAGGCTTTGGCCTGCACTACTACAAAGAAGAGCTGACAGGGCCCGAGTTTGCCTCGCGCCTCGCGAAGAGGCTGGTCGAGCTTGGGGTGGAGTACAGAACGGCCGCGAGGGTTCTTGAGATTAGGAACTACTCAGACCTCGAGAAGGTCGTAATCTTCACCTCGCCGAGCGGGGCTTATCAGGCCTGGGCGAAGGCGGTAATCTACGCCGCGGGAGCGAGGGAAAGGCATGCCTTCGAGATTGGAATCGTCGGCGACAGGGTTTCTGGAATCTACACGGCCGGGGAGGCCCAAACGCTGATGGACATCTACGGGATAATGCCCGGTAAGGAGATAGTCATCGTGGGTTCCGGCGACGTTGGCTTGATAATGGCGCGCCGGTTCGCCCTTGAAGGTGCGAAGGTTAAGGCCGTTGTCGAGCTGATGCCCTATCCAGGGGGACTGGCGAGAAACGTGATGATTCTCAGGGACTTTGATATTCCTCTCTACCTGGGCCACAAGGTCGTGGAAGTCCGCGGAAAGGGTCGCGTCGAGCGGGTAAAGGTCGTCAGGGTCGACGAAAACCTCAACGAAATCCCCGGAAGCGAGTTCTGGATTGAGGCGGATACGTTGATAATATCGGCCGGCCTCGTCCCGAGTGTTAAAAAATTGAAAGCCCTAGGCGTTGAGATTGACTCGGCAACAGGCGGACCGGTCGTGAACGACAGACTGGAAACCAGCGTCCCGGGAATATTCGTTGCCGGGAACTCACTCCTGATAAACGACCTCGTTGACTACGTCGCGGAGCAGGGTGAGCTGGCGGTGGAGGGAGCCAAGGAGTTCATCGAGAACGGGGGAATCGAGAGCAGGAAGTGGGTTAAGGTGGAGAAGGGCGAAAACGTCCGCCTGATTGTTCCCCACTACCTCAGTGGAGATAGAGACGTCTACCTCTACCTTCGCGTTGCCAGACCGATGGAGGACGTCGAGCTCAGAATTCCGGAGATAGGCAAGAGGATGAAGCTCCCGGTGGTCAAGCCTGCCGAGATGCTGAGGATAAAACTGAAGGCAGGAGAAATCAGGAAGGCCGAGAAGCTCACCGTGGAGGTGGTGAAGGCATGA
- a CDS encoding NAD(P)/FAD-dependent oxidoreductase: MKTKVAIIGAGISGASIARVLSRYENLEVHLIEKAPDVGWGVSKANTALIHGGYDDDPEKYPTRARLCIRGNRLWHQWAKELEIPHVWNGALIVATKEEDFDELERLLERGRKNGVPEMRIVDRDELFHLEPNLTREAIGALWVPIVGQIGPIPAVIAITENAVANGVKTHLETEVTGIKVENGEVKGVETKDGSIEADIVINAAGLYADRIARMAGIDYFEIHPRKGEYWIFDDDVPGPKRVLFPTPTPISKGIVVTTEISGHLMIGPNAQDLPPEEKEDLATTREGLEQVWEGAKKLWPQLPPRSKVIRTFAGLRPEPTGGDFIIKAEEEVWGFINVAGIRSPGLTSAPAIAYEVAEIIERDLGIELKEKEKWNPYRKEISHFFMMTPEQVNEAVKKNPAYGKIVCRCNSVSEGDILEAIERMKFIGVKTPSVDSVKFRTKATTGTCQGSFCRPKIVQLLAKEYGVEPWKVTLKGKGSEIGIGDVKVLLRGDA, translated from the coding sequence ATGAAGACGAAGGTGGCCATAATAGGGGCAGGAATTAGCGGGGCGAGCATAGCGAGGGTTCTCAGCAGGTACGAGAACCTCGAGGTTCATCTGATAGAAAAAGCTCCGGACGTAGGCTGGGGGGTGAGCAAGGCCAACACGGCTTTAATTCACGGCGGCTACGATGACGACCCCGAGAAGTACCCAACGAGGGCCAGGCTGTGCATAAGGGGAAACCGGCTCTGGCACCAGTGGGCCAAGGAGCTTGAGATTCCGCACGTCTGGAACGGGGCGTTAATAGTCGCGACGAAGGAGGAGGACTTCGACGAGCTCGAGAGACTCTTAGAGCGCGGGAGGAAGAACGGCGTTCCGGAGATGAGAATCGTCGATAGGGACGAACTCTTCCACCTTGAGCCCAACCTCACGAGGGAAGCGATTGGAGCGCTGTGGGTTCCAATAGTGGGTCAGATTGGGCCGATTCCGGCCGTTATCGCGATAACCGAGAACGCCGTTGCGAACGGCGTGAAGACGCACCTCGAGACGGAGGTTACTGGAATAAAGGTCGAGAACGGTGAGGTTAAGGGTGTTGAGACAAAGGATGGCTCCATCGAGGCGGACATCGTTATCAATGCAGCGGGTCTTTACGCGGACAGAATAGCGAGAATGGCAGGCATAGACTACTTCGAAATCCACCCGAGGAAAGGTGAGTACTGGATTTTTGACGACGACGTTCCCGGGCCGAAGCGCGTCCTCTTCCCGACGCCGACGCCGATAAGCAAGGGAATAGTTGTAACCACCGAGATTTCCGGCCATCTGATGATAGGGCCGAACGCCCAGGACTTACCGCCCGAGGAGAAGGAAGACCTCGCCACCACGAGGGAGGGCCTTGAGCAGGTCTGGGAAGGGGCCAAGAAGCTATGGCCACAACTGCCCCCAAGGAGCAAGGTAATCAGAACCTTCGCCGGTCTAAGGCCCGAGCCGACGGGAGGGGACTTCATAATCAAGGCGGAGGAAGAGGTCTGGGGCTTCATCAACGTCGCTGGAATACGCTCACCCGGCCTGACGAGCGCCCCGGCGATAGCCTACGAGGTTGCCGAGATAATCGAGCGCGACCTTGGAATCGAGCTGAAGGAAAAGGAGAAGTGGAACCCCTACAGGAAGGAAATCAGCCACTTCTTCATGATGACGCCCGAGCAGGTGAACGAAGCCGTGAAGAAGAACCCCGCCTACGGAAAGATAGTGTGCCGCTGTAACTCCGTCAGCGAGGGCGACATACTCGAAGCGATTGAGAGGATGAAGTTCATAGGCGTTAAAACGCCGAGCGTTGATTCCGTCAAGTTCAGGACCAAAGCCACAACGGGAACCTGCCAGGGAAGCTTCTGCAGGCCGAAGATTGTCCAGCTTTTGGCGAAGGAATACGGAGTAGAACCTTGGAAAGTTACGCTGAAAGGTAAGGGAAGCGAGATTGGAATAGGAGACGTCAAGGTTCTCCTCAGGGGGGATGCCTGA
- a CDS encoding type II toxin-antitoxin system VapC family toxin yields the protein MSTFSTGERVFLDTSFILNFLFGDERAVVALEKMIDEGTRFYLNPTVIGEVWFQLMANEYVKKHGRYSTYGIREKVGEIKEAINVADEFFSALPELEVVEITERTVEIARRLIEEHNLLPNDAMILASCIQYGIKRIATFDSDFKKVPNIETLP from the coding sequence ATGAGTACGTTCTCCACAGGGGAAAGGGTCTTCCTTGATACCTCTTTCATCTTGAATTTCCTTTTCGGAGACGAGAGGGCTGTGGTCGCGCTTGAAAAAATGATTGACGAAGGAACGAGGTTCTACCTCAACCCAACAGTCATCGGTGAGGTCTGGTTTCAGCTCATGGCTAACGAGTACGTAAAAAAGCATGGAAGGTACTCAACCTACGGCATAAGAGAAAAAGTTGGAGAAATTAAAGAGGCCATCAACGTGGCCGATGAGTTCTTTAGTGCACTTCCAGAGCTTGAAGTGGTTGAGATAACGGAAAGAACCGTGGAAATTGCACGGAGATTAATTGAAGAACACAACCTGCTTCCCAACGACGCTATGATTCTCGCCTCATGTATTCAGTACGGGATTAAGAGGATTGCCACCTTCGACTCTGATTTTAAGAAGGTCCCAAACATTGAGACCCTGCCATGA
- a CDS encoding antitoxin family protein: METVEAVYENGVLKPLKRVNLKEGEKVTVVIKRDVLKLAGSVKRAVSVEELEEAYHEYVLHRGKGLP; this comes from the coding sequence ATGGAAACCGTCGAGGCCGTCTATGAGAACGGTGTTCTAAAACCCCTAAAACGGGTGAATCTCAAGGAAGGTGAGAAAGTAACCGTTGTCATAAAGCGGGACGTCCTGAAGCTTGCAGGAAGTGTTAAGAGAGCCGTTAGCGTTGAGGAGCTGGAGGAGGCTTATCATGAGTACGTTCTCCACAGGGGAAAGGGTCTTCCTTGA
- the glpK gene encoding glycerol kinase GlpK gives MERYILSLDEGTTSARAIIFDRESNIIGLGQYEFPQHYPRPGWVEHNPEEIWDAQFRAIKTALERAKIEPSQIAAIGVTNQRETTIVFDRDGKPLYNAIVWQCRRTAELIEEIKREYGDMIKQKTGLVPDAYFSASKLKWLLDNVPGLREKAEKGEVLFGTVDTFLIYRLTGEHVTDYSNASRTMLFNIKRLDWDDELLEIFGIPEEVLPEVKESSEVYGYTKKELLGTEIPVSGDAGDQQAALFGQAGFETGMVKATYGTGSFILANTGKTVRYSDNLLTTIAWGLNGKVTYALEGSVFVTGAAVQWLRDGIKIIKHASETEELARKLESNEGVYFVPAFVGLGAPYWDQFARGLIIGITRGTGREHLARATLEAIAYLTRDVIEEMEKLVGIKELRVDGGATANDFLMQFQADILNRRVVRPVVKETTALGAAYLAGLAVDYWESLEEIESLWKAEKVFEPGMDEETRRKLYHGWKEAVKRAMGWAKVVGV, from the coding sequence ATGGAGCGCTATATCCTCTCACTCGACGAGGGAACTACTTCCGCGAGGGCGATAATCTTCGACAGGGAGAGCAACATCATCGGCCTCGGTCAGTACGAGTTTCCCCAGCACTATCCGAGGCCCGGCTGGGTGGAGCACAATCCGGAGGAAATCTGGGACGCGCAGTTCAGGGCCATAAAGACTGCCCTTGAGCGGGCGAAAATAGAGCCAAGTCAAATAGCGGCGATTGGCGTTACTAACCAAAGAGAAACTACGATAGTCTTTGACCGCGACGGAAAACCGCTCTACAACGCGATAGTCTGGCAGTGCAGGAGAACGGCCGAGCTTATCGAGGAGATAAAGCGCGAATACGGGGATATGATAAAGCAGAAGACCGGCCTCGTCCCCGACGCTTACTTCTCCGCGAGCAAGCTCAAGTGGCTCCTCGACAACGTTCCAGGCTTAAGGGAGAAGGCGGAGAAGGGCGAAGTCCTCTTTGGAACCGTCGACACTTTCTTAATCTACCGCCTCACTGGAGAGCACGTAACCGATTACTCCAACGCCTCAAGGACGATGCTCTTCAACATAAAGAGGCTCGACTGGGATGACGAACTCCTTGAAATCTTCGGGATCCCGGAGGAGGTTCTGCCGGAAGTGAAGGAGTCGAGCGAGGTCTACGGCTACACGAAGAAGGAACTCCTCGGGACGGAGATTCCGGTGAGCGGCGATGCAGGAGACCAGCAGGCGGCTCTGTTCGGGCAGGCGGGCTTCGAGACCGGAATGGTGAAGGCCACCTACGGAACGGGAAGCTTCATTTTAGCAAACACCGGAAAGACCGTCCGCTACTCCGATAATCTGCTCACGACAATAGCCTGGGGACTCAACGGAAAGGTTACCTATGCCCTCGAGGGAAGCGTTTTTGTAACGGGAGCAGCGGTTCAGTGGCTCCGCGACGGAATAAAGATTATCAAGCACGCCTCCGAAACCGAGGAACTCGCGAGGAAGCTCGAGAGCAACGAAGGAGTCTACTTCGTCCCGGCTTTCGTCGGCCTTGGAGCACCGTACTGGGACCAGTTCGCACGGGGGCTGATAATCGGTATAACGCGTGGAACCGGCAGGGAGCACCTCGCAAGGGCAACTCTGGAGGCGATAGCCTATCTCACGCGCGACGTCATAGAGGAGATGGAGAAGCTCGTCGGGATAAAGGAGCTCCGCGTTGACGGCGGGGCCACGGCGAACGACTTCCTGATGCAGTTCCAGGCGGACATACTGAACAGGCGCGTTGTCAGGCCCGTCGTCAAGGAAACCACCGCGCTCGGCGCGGCGTATCTGGCCGGACTGGCCGTCGATTACTGGGAGAGCCTTGAGGAGATAGAGAGCCTCTGGAAGGCGGAGAAGGTGTTCGAGCCGGGGATGGACGAGGAAACAAGGAGAAAGCTCTATCACGGCTGGAAGGAGGCGGTAAAGAGGGCCATGGGCTGGGCGAAGGTCGTTGGGGTCTGA
- a CDS encoding molybdopterin-guanine dinucleotide biosynthesis protein MobB, which produces MRAVAFVGFKKSGKTTTVEAVARVLKERGYRVAIAKSMHADFDREGSDTWRFSKVADSVLVRARDTDALLFKAKDVNALFSMVSADFLLLEGFKSIQHVPKVVCAKSEDEVGELNDGLAIAVSGVIASTGVEEINGLPVIDATKEPERLADLVEKKAFMLPNIDCGLCGFRCAEMARMIVRGEKTLRDCVVLSSKPRVTVKIDGQVLPMKDWVQELVEKTIKGMLSAMKGYREGRRIEIVIKDE; this is translated from the coding sequence ATGCGCGCCGTTGCCTTCGTTGGCTTCAAGAAGAGCGGTAAAACGACGACGGTTGAGGCCGTCGCAAGGGTTTTGAAGGAACGCGGTTACCGCGTCGCGATAGCGAAGAGCATGCACGCCGACTTCGACAGGGAAGGGAGCGATACCTGGCGGTTTTCGAAAGTAGCCGATTCGGTTCTCGTCAGAGCCCGCGACACCGACGCGCTCCTGTTTAAGGCAAAGGACGTAAACGCGCTCTTCTCGATGGTTTCGGCCGATTTCCTCCTGCTTGAGGGCTTTAAATCAATCCAGCACGTCCCCAAGGTGGTTTGTGCCAAAAGCGAGGATGAAGTTGGGGAGCTCAACGACGGCTTAGCCATAGCGGTGAGCGGTGTCATAGCTTCGACGGGTGTTGAAGAAATTAACGGCCTTCCTGTAATCGACGCAACTAAGGAACCCGAGAGGCTCGCCGACCTGGTAGAGAAAAAAGCCTTCATGCTCCCCAACATAGACTGCGGCCTCTGCGGCTTCCGCTGTGCTGAAATGGCGAGGATGATAGTTAGGGGCGAGAAAACTCTGAGGGACTGCGTTGTGCTGAGCTCAAAGCCCAGAGTCACGGTCAAGATAGACGGCCAGGTTCTACCGATGAAGGACTGGGTGCAGGAGCTGGTCGAGAAGACGATAAAGGGCATGCTCTCGGCCATGAAGGGCTACCGCGAGGGCAGGAGGATAGAGATAGTAATCAAGGACGAGTGA
- a CDS encoding LSm family protein: MSGDGKQYLLDRTLERWKGKRVAVGIGSETSFSGVLADFDEEVILLKDVTDYTGNRTKELIAKIDDINWITLL; encoded by the coding sequence ATGAGCGGAGACGGAAAGCAGTACCTCCTCGACAGAACCCTGGAGCGGTGGAAGGGAAAGAGGGTTGCCGTTGGAATCGGCAGCGAGACGAGCTTTTCAGGCGTTCTTGCGGACTTCGACGAAGAGGTAATCCTGCTGAAGGACGTGACGGATTACACAGGGAACAGGACGAAGGAGCTCATAGCGAAGATCGACGACATAAACTGGATAACCCTGCTGTGA
- a CDS encoding PD-(D/E)XK nuclease family protein, with protein MYMKGFLIDIPSLFDTTSEKESKDHRQKVLETKRKILSRFSQKQLEDIKSRHLLIGPFGILNPTKHDLIEYLASNLSLDTIIDEAKRCMVEYRDLIDELEKFEPRENPRLETVIKNKKLVNEISISKILEILEDFKPDPVENERELKDQLYYFLNGALRKKGVKVRRENSIRNGRIDILIERENDRPIGIELKIARSRNKLDELIGQVRRYKKANPSVEIIAVILDIGYNLGLDEYIEMLEEEGVKVKILKGYLRRIQRKTRKKTIIIIK; from the coding sequence ATGTACATGAAAGGGTTTCTTATAGACATTCCGTCTCTGTTTGATACGACATCCGAAAAAGAAAGTAAAGACCACAGACAAAAAGTGCTTGAAACAAAACGAAAAATCTTGTCCAGGTTTTCACAAAAACAGCTAGAAGACATCAAATCTAGGCATCTTTTGATAGGACCTTTTGGTATACTAAACCCAACGAAACATGATTTGATAGAGTATCTCGCTTCTAATCTTAGCTTAGATACAATCATAGATGAGGCTAAGAGATGTATGGTTGAATATAGGGATTTAATTGACGAATTAGAAAAGTTCGAACCTAGAGAAAATCCAAGACTAGAAACCGTAATTAAAAACAAAAAATTAGTCAACGAAATTAGCATATCAAAAATATTGGAGATATTGGAGGATTTTAAGCCAGATCCTGTTGAAAATGAAAGAGAGCTAAAGGATCAGCTCTACTACTTTTTGAATGGTGCATTAAGGAAAAAGGGAGTTAAAGTTAGAAGAGAAAACAGTATCCGAAATGGAAGAATTGATATTTTGATAGAAAGAGAGAATGACAGACCAATAGGAATTGAATTGAAAATAGCCAGATCAAGAAATAAATTAGACGAACTTATCGGCCAAGTTCGCAGATACAAAAAAGCAAATCCTTCTGTTGAGATTATTGCGGTCATATTAGATATTGGATACAACCTTGGGCTTGATGAATATATAGAAATGCTCGAAGAAGAAGGTGTCAAAGTCAAGATACTAAAAGGGTATCTAAGACGAATACAGAGAAAAACCAGAAAGAAGACAATCATAATAATAAAGTGA
- a CDS encoding AMP phosphorylase gives MRAKVRILDVFSGRYSVFINEEEAKKAKLHPDDLVKVESGKKTIYGSLVISNLVGPGEVGVSRDVLQLHSLSEGEVVTLTPVGTPESVRYIKKKMHGEKLRKVEIEAIVRDIVDRKLRDIEISSFVTALEINGLDMDEIAALTIAMAETGDMLDIDRKPIMDVHSIGGVPGNKTNILVVPIVAAAGLTIPKTSSRAITSAAGTADVVEVFANVSFSLDEIKRIVEKVGACLVWGGALNLAPADDITIKAERALSVDPPGLMLASIMSKKYAMGSQYVLIDIPTGKGVKVETMDEARALARDFIELGKRLGQYVEVAITYGGQPIGHTVGPALEAREALSALMTGKGPGSLIEKALGLAGILLEMGGVAPAGMGKKMAREILESGKAYEKMKEIIEEQGGDPNIKPEDIQIGDKTYTFTAPTSGYVTGIDNRAITGIARAAGAPEDKGAGLELYVKVGEKVKEGDPLFTIHAESEARLDQAIVFARRTEPIRIEGMVLQRIGNI, from the coding sequence ATGAGGGCAAAGGTCAGAATACTGGACGTGTTCAGCGGCAGGTATTCGGTTTTCATAAACGAGGAGGAGGCGAAGAAGGCCAAACTCCACCCGGATGACCTGGTCAAGGTGGAGTCCGGGAAAAAGACGATCTACGGGAGTCTGGTCATAAGCAACCTCGTTGGGCCGGGCGAGGTCGGCGTGAGCAGGGACGTCCTGCAGCTCCACAGCCTCTCGGAGGGAGAGGTCGTAACCCTGACGCCCGTTGGTACCCCCGAGAGCGTCAGGTACATCAAGAAAAAGATGCACGGAGAAAAGCTCCGCAAGGTTGAGATCGAGGCGATAGTCAGGGACATCGTTGACAGAAAGCTGAGGGACATCGAAATAAGCTCCTTCGTCACCGCCCTTGAGATAAACGGCCTCGACATGGACGAAATAGCCGCTTTGACCATAGCGATGGCCGAGACCGGAGACATGCTCGACATCGACAGGAAGCCGATCATGGACGTCCACAGCATCGGTGGCGTTCCCGGAAACAAGACCAACATCCTCGTCGTTCCGATCGTTGCCGCCGCGGGTTTGACGATACCGAAGACCAGCTCGAGGGCCATAACCAGCGCCGCGGGAACGGCAGACGTGGTCGAGGTCTTCGCCAACGTCAGCTTCTCGCTCGACGAGATCAAGAGGATAGTTGAGAAGGTCGGGGCCTGTCTCGTCTGGGGAGGGGCTTTAAACCTCGCGCCCGCCGATGACATAACAATAAAGGCCGAACGCGCCCTCAGCGTTGATCCGCCGGGGCTGATGCTCGCTAGCATAATGTCCAAGAAGTACGCAATGGGCAGCCAGTACGTCCTCATAGACATACCGACGGGCAAGGGCGTTAAGGTCGAAACGATGGACGAGGCTAGGGCCCTCGCGAGGGACTTCATAGAGCTCGGCAAGAGGCTCGGCCAGTACGTCGAGGTGGCGATAACCTACGGCGGCCAACCGATTGGACACACCGTCGGGCCGGCTCTGGAAGCGAGGGAGGCACTCTCCGCCCTGATGACTGGCAAGGGACCGGGAAGCCTGATTGAGAAGGCCCTCGGCCTTGCGGGAATTCTGCTCGAGATGGGCGGCGTTGCCCCAGCTGGAATGGGTAAGAAGATGGCCAGGGAGATCCTCGAGAGCGGAAAGGCCTACGAGAAGATGAAGGAGATCATCGAGGAACAGGGCGGCGATCCGAACATCAAGCCGGAGGACATACAGATAGGCGACAAGACCTACACCTTCACCGCCCCGACGAGCGGCTACGTAACTGGGATAGACAACAGGGCCATAACGGGAATAGCCAGGGCCGCCGGAGCGCCTGAGGACAAGGGTGCCGGGCTGGAGCTCTACGTCAAGGTCGGCGAGAAGGTCAAGGAGGGCGATCCCCTCTTCACGATCCACGCCGAGAGCGAGGCCAGGCTCGATCAGGCGATCGTCTTCGCCCGGAGAACCGAGCCCATCAGGATCGAGGGAATGGTCCTCCAGCGAATCGGAAACATCTGA
- the minD gene encoding cell division ATPase MinD, whose product MEGRSIVFASGKGGTGKTTTVANLGVALAQFGKEVILIDADITMANLSLVLGMEDIPITLHDVLAREADLKDAIYEGPAGVKVIPGGLSLEKIKKAKPERLREVIREISQMADFILIDAPAGLEMTSVTALLIGKELIIVTNPEISAITDSLKTKLIAEKLGTLPLGAVLNRVTNEKTELSQEEIEAILEVPVLAVIPEDPEVKRASAYGVPLVIKNPTSPAAIAIKQLAAKLAGIKWEPPQPESPIKRVFKAIFGGRR is encoded by the coding sequence TTGGAGGGCCGCTCCATAGTTTTTGCGTCTGGAAAGGGAGGTACTGGAAAAACGACCACCGTGGCAAACTTGGGCGTTGCATTGGCCCAGTTCGGAAAGGAGGTCATCCTGATTGACGCTGACATCACGATGGCAAACCTCAGCCTCGTCCTCGGTATGGAGGACATTCCGATAACCCTGCACGACGTCCTGGCGAGGGAAGCGGATCTAAAGGACGCGATCTACGAGGGGCCGGCGGGCGTTAAGGTGATCCCCGGTGGACTCAGCCTCGAGAAGATCAAGAAGGCAAAGCCCGAGAGGCTCAGGGAGGTCATCAGGGAGATAAGCCAGATGGCCGATTTCATCCTCATTGATGCCCCTGCCGGATTGGAGATGACATCGGTTACGGCCCTGCTCATCGGTAAGGAGCTTATAATCGTCACGAACCCGGAGATCTCGGCAATAACCGACTCGCTCAAGACCAAACTCATAGCCGAGAAGCTTGGAACGCTCCCGCTCGGTGCCGTGCTCAACAGGGTAACCAACGAGAAGACCGAGCTCAGCCAGGAGGAGATAGAGGCTATCCTTGAGGTGCCGGTTCTTGCGGTTATCCCCGAGGATCCGGAGGTAAAGAGGGCCAGCGCCTACGGTGTGCCCCTCGTTATCAAGAATCCCACCAGCCCGGCGGCGATAGCGATCAAGCAGCTGGCGGCAAAGCTCGCGGGCATTAAGTGGGAGCCACCGCAGCCAGAGAGTCCAATCAAGAGGGTCTTTAAGGCAATATTCGGCGGCAGGAGGTGA